A segment of the Alistipes communis genome:
GCGGGCTGGATCTGGCCTATGCGACGGCGTGGAGCTACGGCCGTGCCGAGAGCTGGAACCTGCTGATCCCCGATTTCATGGGCAGCGACTCGGCCCGCGCCTTCTCGGAGGACGGCCCCGTCGCCGCGGCGCTGACGCCCTACGGCATGGCGCAGGCGGCGCAGCAGCTCCCCGCCTACTGGGGCGAACAGCCCTACACCGGCGGGCCCACCTATCTGGGCGCCGCGGCGCTCTTCCTGGCGTTGCTGGGGGTGCTGCTCGTCGGCGGCCGCGACCGCTGGTGGATCGTGGCGGCGAGCCTCGTCATGCTGCTGCTGGCGTGGGGGCATCACTTCATGGGATTGACCGAACTGGCCTATAAATACCTTCCCGGCTACAACAAGTTCCGCACGGTCTCGATGGCCCTCGTGGTCGTGCAGTGGACGGTGCCGCTGCTGGCGGCGCTGGCGCTCCAGCGGCTCTGGTGCGCGGAGCTTCCGGCTGCGCGGCTGCGCCGTGCGCTGGCGTGGGCCGCGGGCGTCACGGGCGGGCTGTGCCTGCTCTTCGCCGTAGTGGGCGGCCAGCTCTTCGATTTCGGCCGCGAGGCCGCCGTGGAGCAGATGACCGCGCAGTTCAACCGTATTTTGCAGGCCAACGGCGCCGACGATCTGCTGCGACAGGGACTCGACGCGACGATCGGCGAGGAGGTCGGTGCGGCGATGGCCGACGAGCGGGCCGCGATGATGACGGCCGACGCCTGGCGGTCGCTGCTCTTCGTGCTCCTCACGGCGGCCGCCGTGGGGCTGATGATCGTGCGTCCGGCGTGGCGCGGTGCGGCCGTCGCGCTTGCGGGCGTGCTAGTCGCGGCCGATCTGTGGGGTGTCGACGTGCGCTACCTGTCGTCGGACGACTTCGTGTCGCCGCGCCGGCAGCAGTGGACGCCGAGCGGGGCCGACAAGCTGATTCTCGGCGACACGACGCCCGGCTTCCGTGTGCTGAACCTCACGGTCAGCCCCTTCAACGACGCCACGACGAGCTACTACCACCGTTCGGTGGGCGGCTACCACGGCGCGAAGATGTCGCGTTATCAGGACGTGATCGACCGCTACCTCTCGTCGAACGACGAAGCGGTGCTCGACATGCTCAATACCCGTTACCTCATCCTGCCGGGCGCCGACGGGCGGCCCGAAGCGCATCTGCGCGCGACGGCGCAGGGTGCGGCGTGGCTGGTGCGCGACGTCGTGACGGCCTCGACGCCGCAGCAGGAGCTGGCGGCGCTGGCGACGGCCGACCTGCGCCGTCAGGCGGTGGTCAACCCCGCCGACTATGCCCGCATGACGGGTGCCCGCGAAGGGGCGCTTCCGGCGGTCGATACGCTCGGCGGTACGATCCGGCTCACGGAATACCGCCCCAACTATCTGAAATACGAATACGCCTCCGCGGCGCCCGCCACGGCGGTCTTCTCCGAGATCTTCTACGACAAGGGCTGGACGGCCTGGGTGGACGGCGTCGAGACACCCTATTTCCGTGCCGATTACCTGCTGCGCGCCCTGGAACTTCCGGCCGGCGATCATAC
Coding sequences within it:
- a CDS encoding glycosyltransferase family protein, whose translation is MTTLFRKFLPAAVAVLLFFTLAALYFAPQFGGDVLPQHDVRQYEGASREIHRTREAYGEDPQWIGSMFGGMPAYLVDVRYPAQLVKDAAVPLTRAVPIPAGLIFFAMCAFWVMLRMMKIDPWVGIVPSLAYGLSTYFLLIIGAGHLTKMWALVYAPPMMGGIWMTLRGGRPGWGGALTALFASLEIGANHPQITYYFLLAAALFWLSEGIVALREKLLKPFAKRTAVLAAAGLLALGSNFAPLWYTAQHAKDTTRSGSELAAGDAGSGGLDLAYATAWSYGRAESWNLLIPDFMGSDSARAFSEDGPVAAALTPYGMAQAAQQLPAYWGEQPYTGGPTYLGAAALFLALLGVLLVGGRDRWWIVAASLVMLLLAWGHHFMGLTELAYKYLPGYNKFRTVSMALVVVQWTVPLLAALALQRLWCAELPAARLRRALAWAAGVTGGLCLLFAVVGGQLFDFGREAAVEQMTAQFNRILQANGADDLLRQGLDATIGEEVGAAMADERAAMMTADAWRSLLFVLLTAAAVGLMIVRPAWRGAAVALAGVLVAADLWGVDVRYLSSDDFVSPRRQQWTPSGADKLILGDTTPGFRVLNLTVSPFNDATTSYYHRSVGGYHGAKMSRYQDVIDRYLSSNDEAVLDMLNTRYLILPGADGRPEAHLRATAQGAAWLVRDVVTASTPQQELAALATADLRRQAVVNPADYARMTGAREGALPAVDTLGGTIRLTEYRPNYLKYEYASAAPATAVFSEIFYDKGWTAWVDGVETPYFRADYLLRALELPAGDHTVEWRFRAPHWGAVEGVTGLCSAAILLLIAGLAAAEWYKRKKR